GCGAGCTCCTGCGCTCCCACGCGTCCCGTTCGGGTGTCCTACTGGACGACACGGCGGCCTCGTTGGAGGCGCTCGATCAGCTGGTGCCGGGCTGGCGCGACGACGAGGAGATCCTGCTCTGGCTCGGCAACGACGCCGGGCTCTACCTGGGCACGGTCATCGTGCGGACCGTCCCCGGGGCGGCCTGGGATCTGCGCTCGGACGGCCAGCCCGTGATCCGGCTGGAATCCGGCCGGGAGTTCGACGTCGTGGCCTCCGGACACGAGTGGGCCGCGAGCGGGGTGCCCGAGCTGTCCCAGCTCTACGCGGAGGTCGCCGAGGAGTGAAACCATGGCCGTAAGTGCGGCGTAAATACGGCTTATGACCGAAAAGTGCGTGTCGTTCCTTAAGCGCGATCTTGCCTCGATAAGTTGCGGCAACCACGACACAGCTGAGAGTGAGTAGGGCTGGGTATGGCCGTCGTCGATCCGTTGATCGAACTGCGTGACGTCAACAAGTACTACGGGGAGCTGCATGTCCTGCAGGACATCAACCTCACCGTCGGCAAGGGGGAGGTGGTCGTGGTCATCGGCCCTTCGGGGTCGGGCAAGTCCACGCTCTGCAGGACGATCAACCGCCTGGAGACCATCAAGTCCGGTTCCATCACGCTCGACGGGCAGCCGCTGCCCGAGGAGGGCAAGGCCCTCGCGAAGCTCCGTGCCGAGGTCGGCATGGTTTTCCAGTCCTTCAATCTGTTCGCCCACAAGACGGTCCTGCAGAACGTCTCGCTGGCCCAGGTCAAGGTCCGGGGGCGCAAGAAGGAGCAGGCCGACCGTCGCTCCCGCGAACTCCTCGACCGGGTGGGTCTCGCCGACCAGGCCGACAAGTACCCGGCCCAGCTCTCCGGCGGCCAGCAACAGCGCGTGGCCATTGCCCGTGCCCTCGCCATGGAGCCCAAGGCCCTGCTCTTCGACGAACCCACCTCGGCCCTCGACCCGGAGATGATCAACGAGGTGCTGGAGGTCATGCGCCAACTGGCCCAGGAGGGCATGACCATGGTCGTCGTCACCCACGAGATGGGCTTCGCACGCTCTGCTGCCAACCGCGTGGTGTTCATGGCCGACGGCCGCATCGTCGAGGACCGAGCCCCCGACGACTTCTTCACCAACCCCGACAGCGAGCGCGCCAGGGACTTCCTCTCCAAGATCCTCAAACACTGAGAGGGGCGCGGCCATGTCCTTGAACCTCGACTACGATGGTCCGCTCATCCCCACGGTGACGGCGACCGCGCCTCCAGGGTCGCCGCTGCCGGGTCGGGGGTCCCCCCACGGCCCTTGAACCGCAGGGGGCGGCAGTCACAGAGCCATACCCGCCCGGCGCCGGCCGGAGATCACTGCTCGCGCAGCGGAATCGACACGTACGACGGGTCGTTCGACGGCGAGGAGAAGGTCAGCTGGGCGCCGGACGGGTTGTGCTCGATGTAGAGCGGGTCGACCGTGTCGGCCACCAGGGCCAGCCGGTGCCCTGCCGGGACGTCGTAGGCCGTGGAGAACAGCTCCAGGTCGACGCCGATCGGCTTCCCGGGCGTCTGCCCGTGGAAGGTGTAGGGCGCGTGGGAGACCAGCTTGCCGAGGCCGAGCGGCCCCACGTCGTAGAGGTAGGCGACGAGGGTGCCGCTCTCCTTCGTAGGCGTCACCGTGGTGTGCAACGTCGCGGTGCCGCGCACCTGTTGGGCGGTCGTGTACTTCTCCGACTGCCATACGGCGGCCCAGCGGCGGGGGAGCAGGGGGATCGAGGCGACCGGGGGAGCCTGGGCGATCTGGTCGAGGATGCTGGACAGGAAGACGATCCCGCCGTCGGCGCCCGAGTCGACGTTGGTGTGGATCGTGGTCGTGCCCGAGAGGGCGATCTTCTTGCGGGTCGCGCCGACCGACTTCCAGTCCGGGTAGCCCTCGTAGCCGCCTGTGGAACGGGACTTGAGCCGGACCGGCTCCTCGTGGTTGATCCCGTTGTCCGCGCCCTTGAGGTAGTGGTCGAACCAGCGCTCGGTGTCGCTCCACACGTCGTTGGGCAGGCCGAACAGCCCGGTCAGCTCGGCGGTGGCGTGATCGCCGGGACGGAACTCCAGTCTCTTCGGGCCGGTCAGCTTCTCGTAGAAGTCCGCGTACTGGTTGGGCGGGAAGACCGTGTCGCCCCACGCGTTGGCCATCATGACCGCCGCGCCGTTCTGGTTCAGCTGGTCCACATATGTGGCGGCCGAACGTTTCTTCCCCCAATCGATCATCTCCTGCTCCTTCGACAGGTTCGACGCGTAGAAGTTGTCGAAGATCTGCCGGATTTCGGCGCTCTGACGGCCGGTGACCAGGCTCGCGCCGTCCAGCAGGGCCCCGGCCTGGACGTGCTGGGTGCGGCCGGAGTAGATGGAGTCGATCAGATCGGCCCAGCCGCTGAGGGCCGCGACCGCCTTGACGCGCTTGTCCTTGGCGGCGGTGAGCAGGCTGATGCCGGCGCCGTAGGAGACGCCCGCCATGCCGATGTGCCGGTCGTCCGCGGGGGTGTTGGCGAGCGCCCAGTCGATGACCTTGGACGCGTCGGCGGTGTCGGGAGGGCCCGCCACTTCAATCTCCCCGCCCGACTGCCAGAAGCCGCGGACGTTGTAAGTGACCACGATGTAGCCGGAGTTGGCGAGTTTCTGGGCCTGGGCGAGGTACTCGACCTGCGGCAGGCCCCAGCTCGTGGGCAGGACGAGCAGCGGATAGCGCCGGGTGCCGTCGGCTCCGGCGGGCGTGATGACGTTCGCCTTGAGGACCGTGCCGCCGTCACCGGCGATGTCGACGAAGCGGATGGGGTCCGCCGCCTGGGCGGTGGGGGCGAGTCCGAGGGCGCTACCGGCGATCAGGGTCGCGGAGACGGCGCCCACGGTGGTCGTACGCAGGGCCTTGCGAGGGTGTCCCACGGGTCACTCCCTACTCGTGTCACTGCAAAGTGACCAGACGGTAACCTCGACGCTTTACCGGAGGTAACCCGTCGGTAAGTTACGTGGGAGTAACGATTGTTGTGGTGTGAATCAATTCAGGAGGCGCGGTGGGAGTTGCGTGGAGCAGCGGACGCCGGAAGGGGGGTCTTGGCCTCCCGTGTCACGTCCGCGACCAGCTCCACGACGTCCGGCCCGTAGGCCCCGGAGTTGA
This portion of the Streptomyces canus genome encodes:
- a CDS encoding DUF6278 family protein — encoded protein: MKIPFLGGWSEKPGTRDPEGIAELLSECELLRSHASRSGVLLDDTAASLEALDQLVPGWRDDEEILLWLGNDAGLYLGTVIVRTVPGAAWDLRSDGQPVIRLESGREFDVVASGHEWAASGVPELSQLYAEVAEE
- a CDS encoding amino acid ABC transporter ATP-binding protein → MAVVDPLIELRDVNKYYGELHVLQDINLTVGKGEVVVVIGPSGSGKSTLCRTINRLETIKSGSITLDGQPLPEEGKALAKLRAEVGMVFQSFNLFAHKTVLQNVSLAQVKVRGRKKEQADRRSRELLDRVGLADQADKYPAQLSGGQQQRVAIARALAMEPKALLFDEPTSALDPEMINEVLEVMRQLAQEGMTMVVVTHEMGFARSAANRVVFMADGRIVEDRAPDDFFTNPDSERARDFLSKILKH
- a CDS encoding CocE/NonD family hydrolase, translating into MGHPRKALRTTTVGAVSATLIAGSALGLAPTAQAADPIRFVDIAGDGGTVLKANVITPAGADGTRRYPLLVLPTSWGLPQVEYLAQAQKLANSGYIVVTYNVRGFWQSGGEIEVAGPPDTADASKVIDWALANTPADDRHIGMAGVSYGAGISLLTAAKDKRVKAVAALSGWADLIDSIYSGRTQHVQAGALLDGASLVTGRQSAEIRQIFDNFYASNLSKEQEMIDWGKKRSAATYVDQLNQNGAAVMMANAWGDTVFPPNQYADFYEKLTGPKRLEFRPGDHATAELTGLFGLPNDVWSDTERWFDHYLKGADNGINHEEPVRLKSRSTGGYEGYPDWKSVGATRKKIALSGTTTIHTNVDSGADGGIVFLSSILDQIAQAPPVASIPLLPRRWAAVWQSEKYTTAQQVRGTATLHTTVTPTKESGTLVAYLYDVGPLGLGKLVSHAPYTFHGQTPGKPIGVDLELFSTAYDVPAGHRLALVADTVDPLYIEHNPSGAQLTFSSPSNDPSYVSIPLREQ